Proteins from a single region of Engystomops pustulosus chromosome 5, aEngPut4.maternal, whole genome shotgun sequence:
- the LOC140133575 gene encoding speedy protein 1-A-like encodes MRKRKRELIDLYNQESAQPDSPEETKKKKMDTGMPLPEERTAFFTLLEDELIRRFLDRDSCLRMSDKYLLATVLEYFRRTKLRTEEYGTYFFPSLFLGCQLEEDLDFHREMFLWVPGSTWTIKKDHLLRRRDELLRRMGFRAWVGKETCDLIMAQDPDHWAWKRNRKDHHSRAVRWFRRDPQEFSIRGPWITPPPCSLCATTLHPSKEEEPEDPRKEESPG; translated from the exons ATGAGGAAAAGAAAGAGAGAATTGATTGATCTTTACAATCAGGAGTC TGCACAACCCGACAGCCCAGAGGAgaccaagaagaagaagatggACACCGGCATGCCACTGCCAGAAGAACGGACTGCCTTCTTCACCCTCCTCG AGGATGAGCTCATCAGGAGATTCCTAGACAGGGACAGCTGCCTCCGGATGTCggacaag taCCTCCTCGCCACCGTCCTGGAATATTTTCGGAGAACCAAGCTCCGCACCGAGGAATATGGCACTTATTTCTTCCCCAGTCT GTTTTTAGGTTGCCAGCTGGAAGAAGACCTGGATTTCCACCGTGAGATGTTCCTCTGGGTCCCTGGATCGACCTGGACCATAAAGAAGGACCACCTGCTGAGGAGACGGGACGAGCTGCTGAGACGTATGGGATTCCGAGCTTGGGTTGGTAAGGAAACATGTGATCTAATTATGGCACAGGACCCCGACCATTGGGCGTGGAAGCGCAACAGGAAAGACCACCACAGCCGGGCCGTGCGCTGGTTCCGGAGAGATCCACAAGAGTTTTCCATCAGAGGCCCCTGGATCACCCCTCCACCCTGCTCACTGTGTGCCACCACTCTGCATCCGTCCAAGGAGGAGGAACCTGAAGACCCAAGGAAGGAGGAAAGCCCTGGATGA